From Phyllopteryx taeniolatus isolate TA_2022b chromosome 18, UOR_Ptae_1.2, whole genome shotgun sequence, the proteins below share one genomic window:
- the LOC133467998 gene encoding thyroxine 5-deiodinase-like produces the protein MHDSGGVQLARALQLAALFLLLVPRFLAAAVTLWLLDFLCIRRKVLLQMGARPHSADDPPLRVSDSNRMFTLESLRAVWYGQKLDLLKSARLGRAAPNTEVVLVPERRPLRILDCVRGARPLVLNFGSCSUPPFMTRLAAFQRVVSQYADIADFVVVYIEEAHPADGWVSSDAPYQILKHRCLEDRLSAAHLMLARVPGSSVVVDNMDNSSNAAYGAYFERLYVVRERRVVYQGGRGPEGYRISELRKWLEQYRRDMSARPVLQA, from the coding sequence TGCACGACTCCGGCGGTGTGCAGCTGGCTCGGGCTCTGCAGCTCGCCGCCCTCTTTCTGCTCCTGGTGCCCCGCTTCCTCGCCGCGGCCGTCACGCTGTGGCTCCTGGACTTCCTGTGCATCCGGCGCAAGGTGCTGCTCCAGATGGGCGCGCGCCCGCACAGCGCCGACGACCCGCCGCTGCGCGTCTCCGACTCCAACCGCATGTTCACGCTGGAGTCGCTGCGGGCCGTCTGGTACGGCCAGAAGCTGGACCTGCTCAAGTCGGCGCGGCTGGGACGCGCGGCGCCCAACACGGAGGTGGTGCTGGTGCCCGAGCGCCGCCCGCTGCGCATCCTGGACTGCGTGCGCGGCGCGCGGCCGCTCGTCCTCAACTTCGGCAGCTGCTCCTGACCGCCCTTCATGACGCGCCTGGCCGCCTTCCAGCGCGTCGTCAGCCAGTACGCGGACATCGCCGACTTCGTGGTGGTCTACATCGAGGAGGCGCATCCGGCCGACGGCTGGGTGAGCTCGGACGCCCCCTACCAGATCCTCAAGCACCGCTGCCTGGAGGACCGGCTGAGCGCGGCGCACCTGATGCTGGCCCGGGTGCCCGGCAGCAGCGTGGTGGTGGACAACATGGACAACTCGTCCAACGCCGCCTACGGAGCGTACTTCGAGAGACTCTACGTCGTGCGCGAGCGGAGGGTGGTCTACCAGGGGGGCCGGGGCCCGGAGGGCTACCGGATCTCGGAGCTCAGGAAGTGGCTGGAACAGTACCGGAGGGACATGAGCGCCCGTCCGGTGCTGCAAGCCTAA